The following are encoded in a window of Nakamurella sp. A5-74 genomic DNA:
- a CDS encoding bifunctional [glutamine synthetase] adenylyltransferase/[glutamine synthetase]-adenylyl-L-tyrosine phosphorylase, whose protein sequence is MSRPLARATIRYGLPDTARVRSSLLAAGLADADGGVVVGAEPALGVLSRAGRPELAVDALARLIAALDESAPGGGQDGPESLRAALLSDRGFRARLLGVLGGSTVLGDHLVAHPDSWVHLEDEPLTVALVRQADTRRMLGAAVGLAPDAPRCTGTEGERAAITGPAAVTALRRAYRDRLVLIAAHDLAPSVDATLAQVPLPSVSRALTDLADATLQAALAVAAAELSPGAAPCRLSVIAMGKTGARELNYLSDVDVIFAADHVPPAEGTAAPTEQAMLATATQLASGLMRICQQIAWEVDANLRPEGAAGALVRTPDSHLSYYRRWAATWEFQALLKARPAAGCPEVGREFLEAVRPLVWASSGRPSFVEDVQAMRRKVEKNIPEARAARELKLGRGGLRDVEFAVQLLQLVHGRYDERLRVTGTLSALRYLIRGGYVGRTDGAEMAAAYTFLRRAEHRLQLQRLRRTHLLPDNEQDMEWLARTDGYAAIGADSASQVFAAERLTHAATVRRLHEKLFYRPLLNAVAAAGASDVSGAVGDELHLSPRAAADRLTALGFTANTAVRHLQALTSGMSRRAAIQRTLLPVLLDTFTRSSDPDAGLLGYRRVSETLAETHWYLRVLRDEGAVAVRLAALLGESKYVGELLLKAPEVLRLLADGKALVATDPAVVAGALLARSARANTAQEAADSARSARRHELLRLACGDLTHLLDVHQVMAGVTSIAQATVAAAFVASWRQIESERGVNPARMAVIGMGRLGGAELGYGSDADVVYVAEPSAGAGPDEVDAQLSGCVAVAELTARLLGRPSTDPALELDAGLRPEGRNGRLVRTLDSYRSYWERFAAPWERQALLRARPVAGDVELGRRFIEAADEVRYPVGGLSMVDVIEIRRIKARVDTERLPRGGDPSTNTKLGSGGLADIEWTVQLLQLQHAAELPGLRTPSTLPAIEIAVQAGLISARSGRLLRDGWISATRTRNAIILVKGKPDDQIPRQGPALRAVARVMDGSDSEGSVRLPGAVPVDPGEFVDEYRRTARHARKVVDAVFDGAGR, encoded by the coding sequence ATGAGTCGCCCCCTTGCCAGGGCGACCATCCGCTATGGGCTGCCCGACACCGCGCGCGTCCGGTCGAGTCTGCTCGCGGCAGGTCTGGCCGATGCGGACGGCGGGGTGGTGGTCGGCGCCGAACCCGCTCTGGGCGTCCTGTCCAGGGCGGGACGACCGGAGCTGGCGGTCGATGCACTCGCGCGGCTGATCGCTGCGCTGGATGAGTCGGCTCCGGGCGGCGGGCAGGACGGGCCTGAGTCGCTGCGCGCCGCGCTGCTCTCCGACCGAGGCTTTCGAGCCAGGCTGCTGGGAGTGCTCGGCGGCTCGACGGTGTTGGGCGATCATCTGGTCGCGCACCCCGACTCGTGGGTGCACCTGGAGGACGAACCGCTGACCGTGGCCCTGGTGCGTCAGGCCGACACCCGCCGGATGCTCGGCGCCGCAGTCGGTCTGGCACCCGACGCCCCTCGCTGCACCGGCACCGAGGGGGAGCGTGCCGCGATCACCGGACCAGCAGCCGTGACCGCGCTGCGACGCGCCTACCGGGACCGCTTGGTCCTGATCGCGGCCCATGACCTGGCCCCCAGCGTCGACGCGACACTCGCCCAGGTGCCGCTGCCCTCGGTGTCACGTGCGCTCACCGATCTGGCCGATGCGACGCTGCAGGCGGCCCTCGCGGTCGCCGCTGCCGAGCTGTCACCAGGCGCTGCACCCTGCCGGCTGTCGGTCATCGCGATGGGCAAGACCGGTGCCAGGGAGCTCAACTACCTCTCCGACGTCGACGTCATCTTCGCCGCCGACCATGTGCCGCCGGCCGAGGGGACGGCGGCACCCACCGAGCAGGCGATGCTCGCCACCGCCACCCAGCTCGCGTCCGGGCTGATGCGCATCTGCCAGCAGATCGCGTGGGAGGTGGATGCCAACCTCCGCCCGGAAGGAGCTGCCGGCGCGCTGGTCCGTACCCCGGACAGCCATCTGAGCTACTACCGACGGTGGGCCGCGACCTGGGAGTTCCAGGCGCTGCTCAAGGCCAGACCGGCGGCCGGCTGCCCCGAGGTCGGACGGGAGTTCCTGGAGGCGGTCCGACCGCTGGTCTGGGCGTCCTCCGGCCGGCCGTCCTTCGTCGAGGACGTCCAGGCGATGCGCCGCAAGGTGGAGAAGAACATCCCGGAGGCCAGGGCGGCTCGGGAGCTCAAGCTCGGCCGGGGTGGCCTGCGGGACGTCGAGTTCGCCGTCCAGCTGCTGCAGCTGGTGCACGGCCGGTACGACGAGCGGTTGCGCGTCACCGGCACCCTTTCCGCGCTGCGGTACCTGATCCGCGGCGGCTACGTCGGGCGGACGGACGGCGCCGAAATGGCCGCCGCCTACACGTTCCTGCGCCGGGCGGAGCACCGTCTGCAGCTGCAGCGACTGCGCCGCACCCACCTGCTGCCCGACAACGAGCAGGACATGGAGTGGCTGGCACGTACCGACGGTTATGCCGCGATCGGCGCCGACTCGGCGTCCCAGGTGTTCGCCGCCGAGCGGCTGACGCACGCCGCAACGGTGCGCCGCCTGCACGAGAAGTTGTTCTACCGGCCGCTGCTGAACGCGGTCGCCGCGGCGGGCGCCTCCGACGTCTCGGGTGCCGTCGGCGACGAGCTCCATCTGTCGCCGCGGGCCGCCGCAGACCGCTTGACAGCACTGGGATTCACCGCGAACACCGCGGTGCGCCACCTGCAGGCCCTGACGTCCGGGATGAGTCGACGGGCCGCGATCCAACGCACTCTGCTGCCCGTCCTGCTCGACACCTTCACTCGCTCGTCCGACCCTGATGCCGGCCTCCTCGGATACCGGCGGGTCTCCGAGACGTTGGCCGAAACCCACTGGTACCTCAGGGTTCTGCGCGACGAGGGTGCCGTCGCCGTCCGCCTGGCCGCGCTGCTCGGCGAGTCCAAGTACGTGGGCGAGCTGCTGCTCAAGGCGCCCGAGGTGTTGCGACTGCTGGCCGACGGCAAGGCCTTGGTGGCGACCGATCCCGCTGTGGTGGCCGGCGCGCTGCTGGCCCGCAGCGCGCGGGCGAACACCGCCCAGGAGGCGGCCGACTCTGCTCGTTCTGCCCGTCGCCACGAGTTGCTGAGGCTGGCCTGCGGCGATCTGACCCATCTGCTCGACGTGCACCAGGTGATGGCCGGGGTCACTTCGATCGCCCAGGCGACGGTGGCCGCTGCGTTCGTCGCCTCCTGGCGCCAGATCGAGAGCGAGCGCGGAGTGAATCCGGCACGGATGGCAGTCATCGGCATGGGGCGGCTCGGCGGCGCCGAACTCGGGTACGGCTCCGACGCCGACGTCGTCTACGTCGCTGAGCCCTCCGCGGGTGCCGGACCCGACGAGGTCGATGCGCAGCTGTCCGGCTGCGTCGCGGTCGCCGAGCTCACCGCTCGGCTGCTCGGCCGACCCAGCACCGACCCAGCACTGGAGCTCGATGCGGGCCTGCGGCCGGAGGGTCGCAACGGACGACTGGTGCGCACGCTGGACTCCTACCGGAGCTATTGGGAGCGCTTCGCCGCGCCGTGGGAGCGTCAGGCGCTGTTGCGGGCCAGGCCGGTGGCCGGTGATGTGGAGTTGGGTCGGCGGTTCATCGAGGCCGCCGACGAGGTTCGGTATCCCGTGGGCGGGCTGTCGATGGTCGATGTGATCGAGATCCGGCGGATCAAGGCAAGGGTTGACACCGAACGGCTACCCAGGGGCGGGGATCCGAGCACGAACACCAAACTCGGATCCGGTGGCCTGGCCGACATCGAATGGACCGTGCAGCTGCTGCAGCTGCAGCATGCCGCCGAGCTGCCGGGCCTTCGGACGCCGTCGACCCTGCCGGCGATCGAGATCGCGGTGCAGGCCGGCCTGATCAGCGCGCGGTCGGGTCGGCTGCTGCGGGACGGTTGGATCAGCGCGACCCGCACCCGCAACGCGATCATCCTGGTCAAGGGCAAACCCGACGACCAGATCCCGCGCCAGGGCCCGGCGCTGCGGGCAGTCGCGCGGGTGATGGACGGTTCCGACAGTGAGGGGTCCGTGCGACTGCCTGGAGCTGTCCCGGTCGATCCCGGCGAGTTCGTCGACGAGTACCGCCGCACCGCCCGCCACGCCCGCAAGGTCGTCGACGCGGTGTTCGACGGTGCCGGTCGCTGA
- a CDS encoding type 1 glutamine amidotransferase has product MKIVVLQHDPDDGPERLGEWLVEAGAELQIVRADLGEQVPADTTAFDGLISLGGSMGAHDDEVAPWLPATRALLAAAVADGTPTWGICLGAQLLAAATGGVVGPGADGPEVGAYLTAKRDAAEQDPLLLATPMTPDVMHCHFDVISTLPPGAVLLMAGTGYLNQAFRIGPKAWGFQFHIEAGAATLRAWAEAEGLSGRLGPELDEAEENMGFVWRDAAHRFVGLRRGAAGAGTRLPLVTP; this is encoded by the coding sequence GTGAAGATTGTTGTGCTGCAACATGATCCGGACGACGGTCCGGAACGGCTGGGGGAGTGGCTGGTCGAGGCAGGCGCCGAGCTGCAGATCGTCCGCGCAGATCTGGGCGAGCAGGTCCCTGCCGACACCACGGCATTCGACGGGCTCATCTCACTGGGTGGATCGATGGGCGCCCATGACGACGAGGTGGCTCCGTGGCTGCCGGCGACCCGCGCTCTGCTCGCTGCCGCGGTCGCCGACGGCACCCCGACCTGGGGGATCTGTCTGGGCGCGCAGTTGCTGGCGGCTGCGACCGGCGGCGTGGTCGGACCGGGTGCGGACGGACCGGAGGTCGGCGCCTACCTCACCGCGAAACGTGATGCGGCGGAACAGGATCCACTGCTGCTTGCCACGCCGATGACGCCGGATGTGATGCACTGCCACTTCGACGTGATCAGCACCCTGCCGCCGGGCGCGGTGTTGTTGATGGCCGGTACCGGGTATCTGAACCAGGCATTCCGGATCGGCCCGAAGGCCTGGGGTTTCCAGTTCCACATCGAAGCCGGCGCGGCGACGCTCCGGGCGTGGGCTGAGGCGGAAGGTCTGTCCGGTCGGCTGGGTCCCGAGCTCGACGAGGCCGAGGAAAACATGGGCTTCGTCTGGCGCGACGCCGCCCACCGCTTCGTCGGTCTACGCCGTGGGGCGGCCGGAGCGGGGACGAGGCTTCCGCTGGTCACGCCATGA
- a CDS encoding exodeoxyribonuclease III, whose translation MRIASWNVNSVRARMQRLVEFLQRGNVDVLLVQETKVRSGVFPVGPIEALGYEIAQHGLDQWNGVGIISRVGMQDVQFGFPGMPSFGEPPVQEARAITARCAGIEVSSIYVPNGREIDHPHYHYKLAWLAALREHVAARLLDDPLARMLIGGDFNIAPRDGDVWSMEYFRGRTHVTPPEREAFAALLETGLVDVVRPFTDSPGVYTYWDYTQLRFPKNRGMRLDFLLASPTVANEVADAHIDREERKGTGASDHAPVIATIDGSSGAGSSAAGVGS comes from the coding sequence ATCAGGATCGCCTCGTGGAACGTCAACTCGGTCCGCGCCCGGATGCAGCGACTGGTGGAGTTCCTGCAGCGCGGGAATGTCGACGTGCTGCTGGTGCAGGAGACCAAGGTCCGCTCCGGTGTGTTCCCCGTGGGCCCGATCGAGGCGCTCGGCTACGAGATCGCCCAGCACGGCCTGGACCAGTGGAACGGCGTCGGCATCATCTCCAGGGTCGGTATGCAGGACGTGCAGTTCGGGTTCCCCGGCATGCCGTCCTTCGGTGAGCCACCGGTCCAGGAGGCCAGAGCCATCACGGCTCGCTGCGCCGGTATCGAGGTGAGCAGCATCTACGTCCCCAACGGCCGGGAGATCGATCACCCGCACTACCACTACAAGTTGGCCTGGCTGGCCGCGTTGCGCGAACACGTGGCAGCTCGACTGTTGGACGACCCGCTGGCCAGGATGCTGATCGGCGGCGACTTCAACATCGCACCACGCGACGGAGACGTCTGGTCGATGGAGTACTTCCGGGGCCGCACCCACGTCACCCCGCCCGAGCGCGAGGCGTTCGCCGCGCTGTTGGAGACCGGGCTGGTGGACGTCGTGCGCCCCTTCACCGACTCGCCGGGTGTCTACACCTACTGGGACTACACGCAACTGCGGTTCCCGAAGAACCGCGGCATGCGGCTCGACTTCCTGCTGGCCTCGCCGACCGTGGCGAACGAGGTGGCGGACGCTCACATCGACCGCGAGGAACGCAAGGGCACCGGCGCTTCCGACCATGCACCGGTGATCGCCACCATCGACGGGAGCTCCGGTGCCGGATCGAGCGCCGCGGGGGTGGGATCGTGA
- a CDS encoding error-prone DNA polymerase, translated as MGFSNPIVPWADLERALSGKPPRPGVGAIRTTSFRPSEWLPAQDHPPEGQPQEVRPHPDLLGPQSFHRQDFVDRTPVRIDEDLLQTRVPYMELHAHSAFSFLDGASTPEQLVSEALRLGLNGLALTDHDGFYGVVRFAEAAAGTDLQTLYGSELSLDLPVPQLGVPDPVGEHLLVLARGQEGYRRLSRQISRAHLAGGEKGRPLYDLPALAEASGHWTVLTGCRKGRVRRALAAGGPEAAEAALRSLLELFGRDRVLVELTTTLAATDDEDNDQLAVLAARYGLPVVATTGAHYTAPGAGRLGTAMAAVRARRSLDEADSHLPSGPGAHLRSGAEMAALFARYPAAVRTAFEIGEQHAFDLTLVAPNLPLFDVPPGDDENSHLRSLTMAGAADRYGTPAESPDAYRQIEHELAVIAQLDFPGYFLIIDDIVKFCRRHGIMCQGRGSAANSAVCYALAITHVDAVRYALLFERFLAPERDGPPDIDLDIESDRREEVIQYVYSKYGRDHAAQVANVNTFRPRMAVRDMAKAMGHSPGQQDAWSKQLDGWTPLAEQQLSDPGEHPIPPPVLDLAAQLQDFPRHLSIHSGGMVICDRPIAEVCPVEWARMENRSVLQWDKDDCAAIGLVKFDLLGLGMLSALHYADELIGSREKIEIDFAHLDLEEPAVYEMLQRADSIGVFQVESRAQMATLPRLKPRRFYDLVVEVALVRPGPIQGGSVHPYIRRRNDEEEVTYDHPAMRNSLEKTLGIPLFQEQLMQLAIDVAGFDAGQADQLRRAMGSKRSAAKMEKLKVLLYQGMAKEHGITGAIADRVYERLLAFANFGFAESHALSFAALVFYSSWLKLHHPAAFCAALLRAQPMGFYSPQSLVADARRHGVQIRRPDVNASCATADLEPVQDPPRVGIPAIPRTPNVPLADSRGRNLPSSGEFAVRLGLDEVRGIGVELAQRIVAARPPEGFSGIADLTRRVTLTAEQAESLATAGALDSVVARQRSGTGSGRTAARPEAPLSPGEVRRHALWAAGAAAGEHRGSLPGMVVGLQAPTLPGMSDLELTLADIAATGISPVTYPTEFSRARLDALGAYSAAGVFAVEHGTRVMVAGMVTHRQRPATASGVVFINLEDETGLLNIICPQALWVRYRRVARTAPSLLVRGVVERSGGVRPAGGGAPSGGALSVLADRIAAIDLLVSMPSRDFR; from the coding sequence ATGGGCTTCTCCAACCCGATCGTGCCCTGGGCCGACCTGGAACGCGCGCTCTCCGGCAAGCCGCCGCGGCCCGGCGTCGGAGCGATCCGCACCACCTCGTTCCGTCCCTCGGAGTGGCTGCCGGCGCAGGACCATCCGCCGGAAGGTCAGCCGCAGGAGGTGCGTCCGCATCCGGACCTGCTCGGCCCGCAGTCGTTCCACCGGCAGGACTTCGTCGATCGGACACCGGTGCGCATCGATGAGGACCTGCTGCAGACCCGGGTGCCGTACATGGAACTGCACGCCCATTCGGCGTTCAGCTTCCTGGACGGGGCGTCCACCCCGGAGCAGTTGGTGTCGGAGGCGTTGCGGCTGGGGCTGAACGGGCTGGCACTCACCGACCACGACGGCTTCTACGGTGTGGTCCGCTTCGCCGAGGCCGCCGCCGGCACCGACCTGCAGACGCTCTACGGATCCGAGCTCTCACTCGATCTGCCGGTACCCCAGCTGGGCGTCCCGGACCCGGTGGGGGAGCACCTGCTGGTGCTGGCCCGCGGCCAGGAGGGCTACCGCCGGTTGTCCCGGCAGATCAGCAGGGCGCATCTGGCCGGCGGTGAGAAGGGGCGTCCGCTCTACGACCTGCCGGCCCTGGCCGAGGCGTCCGGCCATTGGACGGTGCTCACCGGTTGCCGCAAGGGTCGGGTGCGGCGCGCGCTGGCCGCCGGTGGTCCCGAGGCGGCAGAGGCGGCGCTGCGCAGCCTGCTGGAGCTGTTCGGGCGGGACCGGGTGCTGGTCGAGTTGACCACCACGCTCGCCGCCACCGACGACGAGGACAACGACCAGCTGGCAGTGCTGGCCGCGCGGTACGGACTGCCGGTCGTGGCCACCACCGGGGCGCACTACACGGCCCCCGGCGCCGGCCGGCTGGGGACGGCAATGGCAGCCGTCCGGGCCCGGCGCAGCCTGGACGAGGCCGATTCCCACCTGCCGTCGGGTCCTGGTGCGCATCTGCGGTCGGGGGCCGAGATGGCTGCCCTGTTCGCGCGGTACCCGGCCGCCGTCCGGACGGCGTTCGAGATCGGCGAACAGCACGCCTTCGACCTCACCCTGGTCGCACCGAACCTGCCGCTGTTCGACGTCCCCCCGGGCGACGACGAGAACAGTCATCTGCGGAGCCTGACGATGGCCGGCGCCGCCGACCGGTACGGCACCCCGGCGGAGAGCCCCGATGCCTACCGGCAGATCGAGCACGAGCTGGCGGTCATCGCGCAGCTCGATTTTCCCGGCTACTTCCTGATCATCGACGACATCGTGAAGTTCTGTCGGCGCCACGGAATCATGTGCCAGGGCAGGGGAAGTGCCGCCAACTCTGCGGTCTGCTACGCCCTGGCGATCACCCACGTCGATGCCGTCCGCTATGCGCTGCTGTTCGAGAGGTTCCTGGCACCGGAACGGGACGGCCCACCCGACATCGACCTCGACATCGAATCCGATCGCCGGGAGGAGGTGATCCAGTACGTCTATTCCAAGTACGGCCGCGATCATGCAGCGCAGGTGGCCAACGTCAACACCTTCCGGCCGCGGATGGCCGTCCGCGACATGGCCAAGGCGATGGGCCACTCACCAGGTCAGCAGGACGCCTGGTCCAAGCAGCTCGACGGCTGGACACCCCTGGCGGAACAACAACTGTCGGACCCGGGGGAGCATCCGATCCCGCCGCCGGTACTGGATCTGGCCGCCCAGCTGCAGGACTTCCCGCGGCACCTGTCGATCCATTCCGGCGGCATGGTGATCTGCGATCGGCCGATCGCCGAGGTCTGCCCGGTGGAGTGGGCGCGGATGGAGAACCGGTCGGTGCTGCAGTGGGACAAGGACGACTGCGCCGCGATCGGTCTGGTGAAGTTCGACCTGCTCGGGCTCGGCATGCTCTCGGCGCTGCACTACGCGGACGAGCTGATCGGGAGCCGGGAGAAGATCGAGATCGACTTCGCACACCTGGATCTGGAGGAGCCGGCGGTCTACGAGATGTTGCAGCGGGCCGATTCGATCGGCGTGTTCCAGGTCGAGTCGCGGGCGCAGATGGCCACCCTGCCCCGGCTGAAACCGCGGCGCTTCTACGACCTGGTGGTCGAGGTGGCGCTGGTGCGTCCCGGGCCGATCCAGGGTGGTTCGGTGCACCCCTACATCCGTCGGCGCAACGACGAGGAGGAGGTGACATACGACCATCCGGCGATGCGCAACTCGCTGGAGAAGACGCTGGGCATCCCGCTGTTCCAGGAGCAACTGATGCAGCTGGCGATCGACGTGGCCGGCTTCGATGCAGGGCAGGCGGACCAGCTGCGCAGGGCGATGGGTTCCAAGCGCTCGGCGGCGAAGATGGAGAAGCTCAAAGTGCTGCTGTACCAGGGGATGGCGAAGGAACACGGCATCACCGGTGCGATCGCCGACCGGGTGTACGAGCGGTTGCTCGCCTTCGCCAACTTCGGTTTCGCCGAATCCCATGCGCTCAGCTTCGCCGCCCTGGTCTTCTACTCGTCCTGGCTGAAGTTGCACCACCCGGCGGCGTTCTGCGCCGCCCTGCTGCGGGCCCAGCCGATGGGCTTCTACTCACCCCAGAGCCTGGTCGCCGACGCCCGCAGGCACGGCGTGCAGATCCGCCGCCCGGACGTGAACGCCTCCTGCGCCACGGCCGATCTCGAACCCGTGCAGGACCCGCCACGGGTCGGGATCCCAGCGATCCCACGGACGCCCAATGTCCCGCTCGCCGACTCCCGTGGGCGTAACCTGCCGTCCTCCGGCGAGTTCGCGGTCCGGTTGGGTCTGGACGAGGTGCGGGGGATCGGTGTCGAGTTGGCGCAGCGGATCGTCGCCGCCAGGCCACCGGAGGGCTTCAGCGGGATCGCCGACCTGACCCGCCGGGTCACCCTCACGGCGGAACAGGCCGAATCGTTGGCCACCGCAGGCGCGCTGGATTCCGTGGTGGCCCGGCAGCGGTCCGGGACCGGTTCCGGACGAACGGCTGCCCGTCCGGAGGCGCCACTGTCCCCAGGTGAGGTACGGCGACATGCGCTCTGGGCCGCCGGTGCCGCAGCGGGAGAGCACCGCGGGTCACTCCCGGGAATGGTGGTCGGCTTGCAGGCGCCGACCCTGCCGGGGATGAGTGACCTGGAGCTGACGTTGGCCGACATCGCCGCCACCGGGATCTCACCCGTCACCTACCCGACCGAGTTCTCCCGGGCCCGGCTCGACGCGCTCGGGGCGTACAGCGCCGCCGGGGTCTTCGCCGTCGAACACGGAACCAGGGTGATGGTCGCCGGGATGGTCACCCATCGGCAACGTCCCGCGACCGCCTCCGGGGTGGTGTTCATCAATCTGGAGGACGAGACCGGGCTGCTCAACATCATCTGTCCGCAGGCGTTGTGGGTGCGCTACCGGCGGGTGGCCAGGACGGCGCCGTCGCTGCTGGTCCGCGGCGTGGTCGAACGCTCAGGTGGGGTGCGCCCCGCCGGTGGAGGAGCGCCGTCGGGGGGAGCGCTGTCGGTGCTGGCGGACCGGATCGCCGCGATCGACCTGCTGGTCTCGATGCCGTCGCGGGACTTCCGATGA
- a CDS encoding DNA polymerase Y family protein — protein sequence MTPAEQARQGADRRTLVLWCPDWPAVAAARQAGVPSSEPVAVFRANRVMVCTAAARHEGVRIGMRRREAQSRCPGLVVFALTGDLGGDLPGVAGRMFEPIATAVEQLVPGIEILRPGLVAVAARGPRRYFGDEQRAAERIVDVVEALDVEARIGVADELEVAVLAARQQRIVPVGGDRAFCAALPIVELAREEVLAPAGRSDLVNLLQRLGIRTAGDLAALPAERVATRFGRDGVAAHRLASGQGDRGVSRRLLPTDLTLEQECDPPLHRVDTAAFLARALAERFHAGLAAAGLACSRLTITAHFTHGPPAHRTWRAARPLTAAATADRLRWQLDGWLTARAVQAARPPKPGAAVVPADDATPWDGDGVSGITALVLEPVEAIDAGRIQYGLWGSDGDDDHRAGWAFARIQGLLGPQSVLTPVLSGGRTARDRVTMVSWGDERVPARDPDAPWPGALPAPSPVVLDVVPSGAGRPGARLPVTLTDAGDAPVVLTGRGRLTAEPAAVGEREIVAWAGPWLFDERWWEAAVPVHQLVAAPAGCAARIQVLCADGSALLLGFLPADGPTRGAARWVLEGVYD from the coding sequence ATGACACCAGCGGAGCAAGCGCGGCAGGGAGCGGATCGACGCACCCTGGTGCTGTGGTGTCCCGACTGGCCGGCGGTGGCGGCGGCCCGGCAGGCGGGGGTCCCCTCGAGCGAGCCGGTGGCGGTCTTCCGGGCCAACCGGGTGATGGTCTGCACCGCGGCCGCCCGCCACGAAGGGGTGCGGATCGGGATGCGGCGGCGAGAGGCACAGTCGCGCTGCCCCGGGCTAGTCGTGTTCGCCCTCACCGGTGATCTGGGCGGTGATCTGCCCGGCGTGGCCGGTCGGATGTTCGAACCGATCGCCACCGCCGTCGAGCAGCTCGTACCGGGGATCGAGATCCTGCGTCCGGGTCTGGTCGCGGTTGCGGCCCGCGGTCCGCGACGCTACTTCGGCGACGAGCAGCGCGCCGCCGAACGGATCGTCGACGTGGTGGAGGCGCTCGACGTCGAGGCGCGGATCGGCGTCGCCGACGAACTCGAGGTGGCAGTGCTGGCCGCCCGGCAACAGCGGATCGTGCCCGTCGGTGGTGATCGCGCGTTCTGTGCAGCGCTGCCGATCGTGGAGCTCGCCCGGGAGGAGGTGCTGGCTCCGGCTGGCCGTAGCGATCTGGTGAACCTGTTGCAGCGGTTGGGGATCCGGACGGCCGGCGACCTGGCGGCGCTCCCGGCGGAACGGGTCGCGACCCGCTTCGGACGGGACGGGGTGGCCGCTCATCGGCTGGCCTCCGGACAGGGCGATCGCGGTGTCTCCCGTCGGTTGCTGCCCACCGACCTCACCCTGGAGCAGGAGTGCGACCCGCCGCTGCACCGGGTCGACACCGCGGCCTTCCTGGCCAGGGCGCTGGCCGAGCGGTTCCACGCCGGGCTCGCCGCTGCGGGCCTGGCCTGCAGCCGGCTCACCATCACCGCGCACTTCACCCACGGACCGCCTGCCCACCGCACCTGGCGGGCCGCCCGACCGCTCACCGCAGCAGCCACCGCGGATCGGCTCCGCTGGCAGCTCGACGGCTGGCTGACCGCCCGCGCCGTGCAGGCAGCACGACCCCCGAAGCCCGGCGCAGCAGTCGTTCCCGCTGATGACGCGACGCCGTGGGACGGGGACGGCGTCAGCGGTATCACCGCCCTCGTCCTGGAACCCGTCGAGGCGATCGACGCCGGCCGGATCCAGTACGGCCTCTGGGGTTCCGACGGCGACGATGACCATCGCGCCGGCTGGGCCTTCGCCCGCATCCAGGGACTGTTGGGGCCGCAGTCGGTGCTCACCCCGGTGCTCTCGGGCGGCCGGACGGCCAGGGACCGGGTCACGATGGTCAGCTGGGGTGACGAACGGGTCCCGGCCCGCGACCCCGATGCCCCGTGGCCGGGCGCACTGCCGGCACCGTCACCGGTGGTGCTGGATGTCGTCCCGTCCGGTGCCGGCCGGCCCGGAGCGAGACTGCCGGTGACCCTCACCGATGCCGGGGACGCACCTGTGGTGCTCACCGGTCGGGGTCGGTTGACCGCCGAGCCCGCTGCGGTCGGCGAGCGGGAGATCGTGGCCTGGGCCGGACCCTGGTTGTTCGACGAGAGGTGGTGGGAGGCAGCGGTTCCGGTGCACCAACTGGTGGCCGCACCGGCCGGTTGCGCGGCCCGGATCCAGGTGCTGTGCGCCGACGGTTCGGCGCTGTTGCTCGGTTTCCTCCCCGCCGACGGCCCCACCCGGGGCGCAGCCCGCTGGGTGCTCGAGGGGGTGTACGACTGA
- a CDS encoding TetR/AcrR family transcriptional regulator has translation MALARVRPNPVDKHDVRRRALAESALRTLGELGYAKFSLREMASHSEFTHGVVHYYFADKLDLIVYCVQYYKASCVTRYDEVVADSNTPDELVQGFTDKLRETIVDEAPIHRLWYDLRSQSMFEPALKDAVTQIDGSLADMIWRVLVRYAQLADVSLVIDRDEAYGMLDGIFLQALLGHQREPDGLHLDRLVEQVRRMLPLLTSCATPVVAAQRRR, from the coding sequence ATGGCTCTCGCGCGTGTCCGCCCCAACCCGGTCGACAAGCACGACGTACGTCGTCGCGCACTGGCGGAGTCTGCGCTGCGCACCCTGGGCGAGCTCGGGTATGCCAAGTTCTCGTTGCGGGAGATGGCGAGCCACTCGGAGTTCACCCATGGGGTCGTGCACTACTACTTCGCCGACAAGCTGGATCTGATCGTCTACTGCGTGCAGTACTACAAGGCCAGCTGTGTGACCCGGTACGACGAGGTCGTCGCCGATTCGAACACCCCTGACGAGCTGGTGCAGGGGTTCACCGACAAGCTCCGCGAGACGATCGTCGACGAGGCGCCGATACATCGGCTCTGGTACGACCTGCGTTCGCAGAGCATGTTCGAGCCGGCGCTCAAGGACGCGGTGACCCAGATCGACGGCTCCCTGGCCGACATGATCTGGCGGGTGCTCGTGCGCTACGCACAACTGGCCGACGTGTCACTGGTCATCGACCGGGACGAGGCCTACGGCATGCTCGACGGGATCTTCCTGCAGGCTCTGCTGGGCCATCAACGGGAACCCGACGGGCTGCACCTGGACCGACTGGTCGAGCAGGTGCGGCGCATGCTTCCCCTGTTGACGAGCTGCGCCACCCCGGTTGTGGCTGCCCAGCGGCGTCGCTGA